The following are encoded together in the Scytonema millei VB511283 genome:
- a CDS encoding CHASE2 domain-containing protein, with protein MRLLSKASQLSRLRKITEAIPPILVASAAVCGLVIGVRHLGRLEGLELNYFDRFVQLQPDEGADPRLLVVAVTQDDIQALDRWPASDRTIDQLLQKLKQYRPRIVGLDIYRDLPVEPGNVELTTRLQVNDNIIAVCKVGDDKGLGVAPPTVVPKTRLGFSDLVLDRDGVVRRGLLFMTPEKTSKCPATTSFSLQLALKYLSRQGVRAQLTPDKNLKIGTATFPAIANNSSGYQNVDARGYQVLINYRSPTAVARQVSLSDVLSDSINSSWVEDKIVLVGVTATEIKDYFYTPYDLSQQPETKGKMAGVLVHAQILSQLLSTVLDGRSLFWYWSETTEILWIWVWSLLGGAIAWYVRPSWLLGVIGASALLGLGSICFVLFLQKGWIPLVPPALGLVGTSGAIVAYQAYFKARPSGAKNNNSAPEGSFSSLTTAAGTQATRTILKERYQIVRNIGAGGFGHTFLAEDTQRPGKPYCVVKQLIPSTDERYMQLARRLFQSEAEALETLGSFDRIPQLLAYFEQDRQFYLVEEFIQGHPLSEELVPGKRLSETEVVALLKDILLVLDFIHHRSVIHRDIKPSNIIRRRSDNSLVLVDFGSVKQLQTQITMAQEKYTVAIGTMGYAAPEQFFGKPVFSSDIYALGTIGIQAVTGIPPTELEEDPTTHEVIWRNHVPAINDTLAAILNKMVRYYPSNRFQSATAVLRALESVCIY; from the coding sequence TCGTCTACGTAAAATTACAGAGGCGATCCCACCCATATTAGTTGCTAGCGCAGCCGTCTGTGGCTTAGTTATTGGCGTGCGTCACTTAGGACGACTAGAAGGACTGGAGCTAAACTATTTCGATCGCTTCGTTCAACTGCAACCTGATGAAGGTGCCGATCCGCGCTTGCTGGTGGTTGCCGTCACGCAAGACGATATTCAAGCACTGGATCGCTGGCCCGCGTCCGATCGCACTATAGACCAGCTTTTACAAAAACTCAAACAATATCGCCCTCGGATCGTCGGCTTAGATATTTATCGCGATTTACCCGTAGAACCAGGGAATGTCGAACTGACCACGCGCTTGCAGGTAAACGATAACATTATTGCGGTGTGTAAAGTAGGAGACGATAAGGGTTTGGGAGTCGCACCACCGACAGTAGTTCCTAAAACTCGTTTGGGATTTAGCGATTTAGTCTTAGACCGAGATGGGGTAGTACGGCGGGGTTTGCTGTTCATGACCCCAGAAAAAACCTCTAAGTGTCCTGCTACGACCTCCTTTAGCTTGCAACTAGCGCTGAAATACCTCAGCCGACAGGGTGTTCGAGCGCAACTAACTCCAGATAAGAATTTAAAGATCGGTACAGCAACTTTTCCCGCGATCGCCAATAACAGCAGTGGTTATCAAAATGTTGATGCGAGAGGATATCAAGTTTTAATCAATTATCGCTCTCCTACTGCCGTTGCTCGACAGGTCTCGCTCAGTGACGTTCTTTCCGATTCCATTAACTCCTCCTGGGTGGAAGATAAAATCGTTCTAGTTGGCGTGACTGCCACGGAGATCAAAGATTATTTTTATACACCTTACGACCTCAGCCAGCAGCCGGAAACGAAAGGAAAAATGGCGGGCGTACTCGTCCACGCGCAGATTTTAAGCCAACTGCTGAGTACGGTATTAGATGGGCGATCGCTATTTTGGTATTGGTCGGAAACGACAGAAATTCTCTGGATCTGGGTGTGGTCTTTATTAGGTGGGGCGATCGCTTGGTACGTGCGTCCCTCCTGGCTGCTGGGAGTCATTGGGGCAAGTGCTTTATTAGGATTGGGTAGTATTTGTTTCGTCTTGTTTCTCCAAAAAGGCTGGATTCCCCTCGTTCCTCCAGCACTTGGTTTAGTGGGAACAAGTGGGGCGATCGTGGCTTATCAAGCCTACTTCAAAGCGCGTCCAAGTGGAGCAAAAAATAATAATTCTGCGCCAGAAGGCTCTTTCTCATCACTCACCACAGCCGCAGGCACTCAAGCAACTCGAACCATATTAAAGGAACGATATCAAATCGTGCGCAATATTGGTGCGGGTGGGTTCGGTCATACTTTTCTTGCCGAAGATACTCAACGTCCAGGTAAACCCTATTGCGTCGTTAAGCAGTTGATTCCATCCACGGATGAGAGATATATGCAATTGGCGCGGCGCTTGTTTCAATCTGAAGCAGAAGCTTTAGAAACATTGGGAAGCTTCGATCGCATTCCTCAATTGCTAGCTTACTTCGAGCAAGATCGACAATTCTATTTAGTAGAAGAATTCATCCAAGGACATCCTTTGAGTGAAGAATTGGTTCCAGGTAAACGCTTATCTGAAACTGAAGTTGTAGCCCTCTTAAAAGATATTCTACTCGTCCTCGATTTTATTCATCACCGCAGCGTCATTCATCGAGATATTAAACCCAGTAACATTATTAGAAGACGATCGGATAACAGCTTAGTTTTAGTTGATTTCGGCTCAGTCAAACAATTGCAAACTCAAATCACGATGGCGCAGGAAAAATACACTGTGGCGATCGGTACGATGGGATATGCTGCACCAGAACAGTTTTTTGGTAAACCTGTCTTTAGCAGTGACATTTACGCCCTCGGTACAATTGGCATTCAGGCTGTCACAGGAATTCCTCCAACAGAATTAGAAGAAGATCCCACAACCCATGAAGTGATCTGGCGAAACCACGTCCCCGCAATTAATGACACGCTAGCGGCTATTTTAAATAAAATGGTGCGTTATTATCCCAGCAATAGATTTCAATCAGCAACCGCAGTTTTGAGAGCTTTGGAAAGCGTTTGTATATATTAA